Part of the Nicotiana sylvestris chromosome 2, ASM39365v2, whole genome shotgun sequence genome, CAAACAGAACAATAAATGACAACTCTATCTTCGGAATTCAACTAAGCCATACAACAAGTAGCATTTAAGAATGTTGTTCTTCTATTCTTGAATCTATGATTTCACCATTTGATCAGTGTCCCTTATAATATTTTAAGGGAAAAGTAGTTTGTGAATTGCTTGTATATTTTCACAGAAAATCAGTCCTATTTATAGGCTAAAGACTCTTGAAGACAAGTTTTTTTCATTTAATAAAGATCATGGATTTGGAAGATCGAGAtgtttttgtaaaacaacaacaacaataataataataataataataataataataataataataataataataataataataataataaatcaaGAATGAAATCACTTTCATTTACTTTGGAAAATAAAGAGCCTTCTTATCAAATACATTATTTCCAATTTATCGAAACACTGATTCTAACAATAAGGATAAAAAGGAATATGAACTGCTTTAATTTGCTGTGGGAGACGCATGTATGTTAACCAGGATTAGCAAATCTTTGATGGCGGTGGACGGAAAGGGAGACACACATTGAACGGGCAACACACATTCAGACACACATCTCATCCAAAACCCTTGACACACATTCTGTATGTATCTTCACTGCCCAAAATTGTTCTTATTCCATTGTGAACTAGTGCACCTATTCAGATACGTTGTTAGTCTGTTTTATGCGAATGAAAAAAACCTTCCATTGATCACTTCATGTCCATGCTCCGACCCACAAGTTCTACTTACTGGGATGCCTCTGATTGCTGAAGTTTTAGCTTTTCGACATGCTATGGAGATGGGGGCTTGGATAACAGTTAAATACTCCATTAATGATGCAAATTAACTTTTCTCTGAGACAACCTATTTAATCCGAAAGTTGAACAATGGTCAAATAGATTGCTGGGAAGTTCAACGTTGGCCTGTGTTAATGTCTATTCatatatttgtattttcttttgtgcATATAGATTTGCAAGATTAAAAAGGGAACCTGCTTTTGGGAAACGAATCGCCAGTGGACTGAGGGGCCAAAAGACAGATGCCTTCTTAGCTTAAAGTGAAATAGAATTAATTTGCACCCTTAGCTTTATTCTCTTCGAAACTTATCAGAATCATAttctttattttttccttttaagtTTTGGAAATGCGATTCATTATTCGACTCTTTCAATGAATATTAGGCTATTAGGAAATTGCAGATAAATAATTAAGTGCATTCTCTGCACTAGTAGTTGTGATTGTAGAGCAACAATGGGTATGTCAATATCCAAGTTTGTAAAAATgctatttgcaaagaaagaaatGAGAATATTAATGGTGGGACTCGATGCAGCTGGTAAAACAACCATCTTGTACAAATTAAAACTTGGGGAGATTGTCACTACCATTCCTACAATTGGTATTTGCTATCTCGACTCTTTATGCGTTTGAATGTCTTTACGTTCAATTACCAACAAAAAGAACAGAAAATATATCCCAAAAAAAAACTTTCCTAACTGATTTTTTTTTGTCCTTATTAACTTATCATGTGCATTGAAATTGACTTGCAAAAAGTTAATCTCCATATTAAATTTGATATGATAACCATAGACTGAGTGTTGCAATACGGTTAAATTGCACTAATAATATAAAAATTCTATATATTGTTAGCGTACAGAGTACAACTTAATCTCTTGGTATATTAATCCCTAGGATTTAACGTGGAGACAGTGGAATACAAGAATTCGAGCTTCACTGTATGGGATGTGGGTGGACAAGATAAAGTATTTAACATGTTAACACTCGAAAAATCCGAATCAAAGC contains:
- the LOC104246845 gene encoding ADP-ribosylation factor 2-B-like isoform X1, encoding MGMSISKFVKMLFAKKEMRILMVGLDAAGKTTILYKLKLGEIVTTIPTIGFNVETVEYKNSSFTVWDVGGQDKIRPLWRHYFQITQGLIFVVDSNDRDRITEARDELHRMLNESASATSGQGLYEGLDWLSNNFSRKA